Proteins from a genomic interval of Oncorhynchus nerka isolate Pitt River linkage group LG13, Oner_Uvic_2.0, whole genome shotgun sequence:
- the gle1 gene encoding mRNA export factor GLE1, whose amino-acid sequence MPAESLRWDTLEALKNSPKGRLKYNPDWLEKGEDILSGCNEAPSLSPLSGLILKRLNMSPRALQKTCSLGSASTDPSTGLSEEAPVSSTSPFPSANAQPTPLSSPLLVPRLKKDTEQIVGDEDSAPDASNNLSPVTNPIPSPTISLLSPRATQMEGCIRICEEKHRAKAKMELSLRQELQEKLVASVASRESEQLKRFEELMELKQRQEYQSMRDMMDRETQESIGRQEKLKEEHKNRIKILNLRLREAEQQRLREAEFERQRQVEGRERLRALNAIQEEILQLNQLLEPAAPTQSGPSPDLTSYSTRANQLCSQVSEVVRMTAEGEFPSVEDMTVAERALHEMRSLIRVMQEAAAQAQEKRKKQQEEEEEHRKMAMLQAQQEEQKKSAALSAKEKARKKGLQTKAEQSTLKWYQELQDSANQCAQSFEGLNNTKDIQTKKLRMELQKAATIPVSQISSISGSKLREIFDKIDKLLSGRSVVSGGQSVSTSQHPNGLDFVSYKLAEKFVKQGEEEVASHHEAAFPIAVVASGVWELHPKVGDFILAHLHKKCPYAVPHYPPMKDGTSVEEYQKILGYRVEDGGVEAQDSFLKRMSGMIRLYAAMIQLRWPYGSKQGPDPHGLNNGWRWLAQMLNMEPLADVTATLLFDFLEVCGNALMKQYQVQFWKLILLIQEEYLPRIEAVTSQGQAGSVTRLKQFLESSLRSRQIPPPKGQLSSHFWRS is encoded by the exons gatattttgtcaggttGTAATGAAGCTCCTAGCTTGTCCCCACTCTCTGGGCTCATCTTGAAGAGGCTTAACATGAGCCCTCGAGCGCTTCAGAAGACCTGCTCATTGGGCTCTGCTTCCACTGACCCAAGCACAGGCCTGTCTGAGGAGGCCCCAGTCTCCTCAACCAGCCCCTTCCCTTCAGCCAATGCTCAGcccactcccctctcttctccactaCTGGTCCCCAGGTTGAAGAAAGACACAGAGCAG ATTGTTGGTGATGAGGACAGTGCCCCAGATGCCAGCAACAATCTCAGTCCAGTCACCAACCCCATTCCTTCTCCCACCATCTCACTGCTGTCTCCCAGGGCAACTCAAATGGAAGGATGTATACGCATTTGTGAGGAGAAACATCGTGCCAAAGCTAAG ATGGAGCTGAGTCTGAGGCAGGAGCTGCAGGAGAAGCTGGTGGCCTCAGTTGCAAGTCGTGAGTCAGAGCAGCTCAAACGCTTTGAGGAGTTGATGGAGCTGAAGCAGAGACAGGAGTACCAGAGTATGAGGGACATGATGGACAGAGA AACACAAGAAAGCATTGGGCGCCAAGAAAAGTTGAAAGAAGAGCACAAGAACAGAATAAAG ATCCTGAACCTGCGCCTGCGGGAAGCGGAGCAACAGCGTTTGCGGGAGGCGGAATTtgagaggcagagacaggtggAGGGTAGGGAGAGACTGCGTGCTCTCAATGCCATCCAGGAAGAGATACTTCAACTCAATCAGCTCCTGGAGCCAGCCGCACCCACCCAGTCAGGCCCCTCCCCTGATCTCACATCCTATAGCACCCGTGCTAACCAGCTATGCTCCCAGGTGTCAGAGGTGGTGCGCATGACAGCGGAG GGGGAGTTCCCCAGTGTGGAGGATATGACGGTGGCAGAGCGGGCACTGCATGAGATGAGGTCACTGATCCGGGTGATGCAAGAGGCGGCTGCCCAGGCccaggagaagaggaagaagcagcaggaggaggaagaggaacacaGGAAGATGGCAATGCTGCAGGCCCAGCAGGAAGAGCAGAAGAAGAGTGCAGCTCTGTCAGCCAAAGAGAAGGCACGGAAAAAGG GCCTGCAGACCAAAGCTGAGCAGAGCACCCTGAAGTGGTACCAAGAGCTGCAGGACTCCGCTAACCAGTGTGCACAGTCTTTTGAAGGCTTGAACAACACTAAGGATATTCAG ACAAAGAAACTAAGAATGGAGCTCCAGAAGGCAGCCACAATCCCTGTCAGCCAGATCTCCAGTATCTCAG GTTCCAAGCTCAGGGAAATATTTGACAAGATTGACAAGCTGTTGTCTGGGAGATCAGTGGTATCCGGAGGGCAGTCTGTCTCCACCTCCCAGCATCCCAACGGCCTGGACTTTGTCAGCTACAAACTGGCCGAGAAGTTTGTG aaacaaggagaggaggaggtggcgtCCCACCACGAGGCAGCCTTCCCCATCGCTGTGGTGGCCTCTGGGGTGTGGGAGCTTCACCCCAAAGTCGGAGACTTCATCCTCGCCCACCTTCATAAGAAATGCCCCTACGCCGTGCCCCACTACCCACCTATGAAGGATGGCACATCTGTAGAGGAATATCAGAA AATCTTAGGCTACCGTGtggaagatggaggggtggaagCTCAGGACAGCTTTTTGAAGAGGATGTCAGGAATGATCCGCCTCTATGCTGCTATGATACAGCTCAGATGGCCTTATGGCTCCAAGCAAGGG CCTGACCCACATGGGCTGAACAACGGCTGGCGCTGGCTGGCTCAGATGCTGAACATGGAGCCCCTGGCAGACGTCACGGCAACACTCCTTTTTGACTTCCTAGAG GTCTGTGGCAACGCCCTGATGAAGCAGTATCAGGTTCAGTTTTGGAAGCTCATTCTGCTCATCCAAGAGGAGTACTTGCCAAG GATTGAAGCTGTCACCAGCCAAGGCCAGGCGGGCTCAGTCACGAGGCTCAAGCAGTTCCTGGAG AGTTCATTAAGAAGCAGGCAGATCCCTCCCCCCAAAGGCCAGCTGAGCTCCCACTTCTGGAGATCCTGA